A region of the Oncorhynchus clarkii lewisi isolate Uvic-CL-2024 chromosome 4, UVic_Ocla_1.0, whole genome shotgun sequence genome:
ttttgttgttgttgttgtttgtttagacatgtagctagctagttacacaATGAACCACAATCCCAACTTGTGACGTtgctaccctgcatgaatctgcggGTATCTAACCAACTAAgttcaatattagctagctagctaacattaggctatatctAGCTATGCAAATGTCTTATAGATACGTGTATAAtcgtgtagtaatattatttgtaacgttagctagctaacagtacgctttaacttgaaatgaaaacaactttgcGGCAAAGATAAAACATatatgaaaatgtagctagctagactatcttacccccCGTATTCATGGATGgaaacttctccctctctgtcaccatgtttgaagatgtaatccagagacaggttaTACAACGGCATTCTatgtgttctctttttgactccgtctgcatatttgcaatcaaacgccagaaATTTTCTGCATCTCCGTAGCTATCATACtcctaattccactgatttcaaaactcggtcctcctgAAAGTGAAGAGTTCTACCACGTGATATCTTTTTAAAAAAAGCTGCGCTCGAAAGGagtacctacacatactgaccagctcatgttatagacacaagtgtgctacatggcagaccaatcagaactcatctctcggcatgtccagcccatccattatctcagccaagtatggctagcgggaaggttcctctCTTTTTCTGTGACTAAACCATCTAGGCTTCTAATATAAcaattgtatttacagatggcatacaagtttgttactAAGGCAAATGAAAGCTAATATATTCCAGAATTATTCCAGAAATATTCAGAAcacattttttattaaaaaataacatttatttgcattcaaatgcctctcctgtgaaataGTGATGCGAgccatatgcctagtttcctgaaaccaGTTACATCTCCGATTTTTCTTCCGCACAGCAACAACCACAATGatcttctctgttttacagacgAGGGTTCTTCTGAGTCTGATAGTCAGGAGGATTACCCTGGCCTTGCCCCCTTGCCCTCACCTTCATCAGATGAGGAATGGCTCCCTGAGGTTGATACCAGCCAGGGTGATGACCTTGACCCTCAGGCACCATCTGCATCTAGGTTGAAGATACCCAGGTTAGGACAACCCTAATAATTCCATATGGTAGTTTTTGAAAATAAACACATTAAGCGCTGTTGCTAACTAGCATAGCTCCCtttttttgataaaaaaaaataaagaattcTTCCTCTTTAATGCAAAGAGTTATGGGATATTAGGATCCTCTTGTCTTAACTTTTTTTCTCTTCAACCTAGATCTGCTTCGGACCCAGACAAACAAGACGAAGGTAGGGATGGAGATGATCAAGATGTCCAATGTGGAGATTCTGCAGACGCCGCCCACCAGGGGCCCCTCATCTGTGCCCACCAGGGGCCCCTCATCTGTTCCCACTGTGGAAAATGTTTCAAGGAGaaatggtatctgacgagacaccTTCAGTCCCATACAAAATCTTACAGATGCTCTCATTGTGCGAAAGGTTTTAATCTGGCGAAACAGCTAGCAAAACATTCCATTAAACACCAGGAGAACACCTTCAGTTGTACCGATTGCGACGCGGTGTTTCGCCAGAAATGTACTTTGCAGTCGCACAAGAAACGTCACAAAACGGAGAAAACGGTCACGTGCGCAGTTTGTGAAAAAAAGTTTGTAGGGGAAAGGCACAAGTGCATTGTAAAGCAGAGGACATTCAGCTGCTCTTCCTGCCCAAAGGTCTTAAAGACCAGAGAAGGATTGTCTTATCACCAGGGAACACACTCCGGGGAGAGGAAGTATTGCTGTGAGACATGCGGCAAAACGTTCTTCACCGGCGTGTCCTTAAAAACCCACATGATGACTCATAAAGAGAAGGATCATAGCTGTACTGTATGTGGCCAACCTTTCAACAATGGACACGCTCTCAGAAAGCACATGGTGGCCAGCCACCCTGGAGAAACGCCAGAGAAACGCTTCGTCTGCGACGTGTGTGGCAAATGTTTCGCCAAAAGAGACCATCTGTATAAACACATGAGGAGACACAAGGAAGAAAAACCCTTTTCCTGTGACGTTTGTGGCAAGAAGTTTCACTCTTCGGGTAATTGCAAAAGACACGAGATAACGCACACAGGTGAGAAACTATACCACTGTGACctttgtgggaagagttttacccAGTCCGGAACCCTAACCATACATAAACTAAACACGCACACAGACGGCGATGAAAAGCCTTCTTTCAAGTGTGAGATTTGTGGGGAAGTCTTTCCAAGACGTTATACCCTAAAAAATCACATGGTCACTCACACGGGGAAGAAACCATGTCAATGTAGCGTTTGTGGGAAAGGTTTCTTTAGCAATCCTACTCTTAAAGCTCACATGCTcattcacacaggggagaaaccgttTGAGTGTGACCAATGTGGGAAAAGGTTCACCCAGTCGAGTCATCTGAAATATCACGAGCGACATGTGCACACCGGTGTCAAACCATTCGTGTGTGACATCTGTGGGAAGGCCTATGCAAATAGACAGAATCTGAAACTCCACAAGTGCAGTGCTTCTGCTAAACAGTAGTCTGTGCAGTACTTCTGCTAAACGGTAGTCTGCGCAGTGCTTATGCTAAACGGTAGTAATCTAGCGTCACAACTAGATAATTGTCACCCTGTCAATGagcaatatacactgctcaaaaaaataaagggaacacaaaaataacacatcctagatctgaatgaatgaaatgttctTATTGAATACTTTTTTCAttgcatagttgaatgtgctgacaacaaaatcacataaattatcaatggaaatcaaatttatcaacccatggaggtctggatttggagtcacactcaaaattaaagtggaaaaccacactacaggctgatccaactttgatgtaatgtccttaaaacaagtcaaaatgaggctcagtagtgtgtgtggcctccacgtgcctgtatgacctccctacaacgcctgggcatgctcctgatgaggtggcggatggtctcctgagggatctcctcccagacctggactaaagcatccgccaactcctggacagtctgtggtgcaacgtggcgttggtggatggagcgagacatgatgtcccagatgtgctcaattggattcaggtctggggaacgggaggactagtccatagcatcaatgccttcctcttgcaggaactgctgacacactccagccacatgaggtctagcattgtcttgcattaggaggaacccagggccaaccgcaccagcatatggtctcacaagggatctgaggatctcatctcggtacctaatggcagtcaggctacctctggcgagcacatggagggctgtgcggtcccccaaagaaatgccaccccacaccatgactgacccaccaccaaaccgatcatgctggaggatgttgcaggcagcagaatgttctccacggcgtctccagactctgtcacgtctgtcacgtgctcagtgtgaacctgctttcatctgtgaagagcacagggcaccagtggcgaatttgccaatcttgatgttctctggcaaatgccaaacgtcctgcacggtgttgggctgtaagcacaacccccacctgtggacgtcgggccctcataccaccctcatggagtctgtttctgaccgtttgagcagacacatgcacattcgtggcctgctggaggtcattttgcagggctctggcagtgctcctccttgcacaaaggcggaggtagcggtcctgttgctgggttgttgccctcctacggcctcctccatgtctcctgatgtactggcctgtctcctggtagcgcctccatgctctggacactacgctgacagacacagcaaaccttcttgccacaggtcgcattgatgtgccatcctggatgagctgcactacctgagccacttgtgtgggttgtagactccgtctcatgctaccactagagtgaaagcaccgccagcattcaaaagtgaccaaaacatcagccagtaagcataggaactgagaagtggtctgtggtcaccacctgtaagaaccactcctttattgggggtgtcttgctaattgcctataatttccacctgttgtctattccatttgaacaacagcatgtgacatttattgtcaatcagtgttgcttcctaagtggacagtttgatttcacagaagtgtgattgacttggagttacattgtgttgtttaagtgttccctttatttatttgagcagtgtatttttgaATGGACCCATCCACGTGAAGGGGACAATACAACAAAATAaaactaaccaggtttccatccaaccttttaatGCCGGTAAATTGCATAAAGTGCACGGTgacgagcttgatgctcctttccaataggaaatattgagggtcttattctggtgacgtgatgattgatgcttggctgccgttttgacaaataaaaaatgatctcactcttttgtccataataatgtcatcatgtagacgatacccgcactgtatctgtgagctggaGGTTAgtgcagaccagaccagagtgggcacattcacTATAGTCAGCAGAGTTGAAAAGAAGATGGAATCCCATttaacttgtttttttttgtgttttttttttattcgtTAACGTTACATTGGAATTTAAGCGGAAAAGTTATTATGTGCACTGTGTCCATCATGCACATCCTTTTATCCTCAAGTACATTTATAGAAACTCATCCAAGGTTGTAAAAATATGAagattgtttttatgcagattttttaGAATATTCGCATTTAAATTCTGtctccaattggatggaaaccttgctattttaagggaaataatctgtgtacattttttttttaatctgctTTGAGTGTCTATTGTCATGACTGGACTCCATTCTGTGTCGGGCTTGGTAGTCGTTTAGCACCAGACCGAACCGTGCAGTGGCTAGCTCCCATCACAATGTCCTTGTAAATGTATTGATCCTGCTGCTTCTAATTGGAGACCTTCTTCATATTGTTAGGAGTCTGTTGATTGATCGTCTACTCGTTATCAATCAATAGACGAGCTCATTTTCCAATGTAATCCGGTAACCAGGTCtttatgattaaaaaaataaaattatttgACCTTTTTACTTTTATCTAGATGagatcaatgtttttttttaatttgatTTTTGTTGTTGGCTCTCAAATAGCAGTGAAATCAAATGACAGAATTTGTGATTTTTACCCCTAGCATAGTTGCTTCGGCTTTAAATGCAAATATTctgtatttaaataaataaacaaattagCATCTGTGTATTTTGTTCTTGTGTCTCTTCTCCAAGCCACTCCGTATTAAAATCACCATCAGCATGCCTGAGCTCTCTGGCAGCATATTATTTTAGGGATTGAGCAGCCTCTTATCCAGGGTgacagtgcattcatcttaataaTGTAGGTGGGACAAACACATCTCAGTCATAaaccatgtttccatccacagtcATGTATTATAGTaatatgtaaaaatatatatatatatatatatatgtaaaataaaaataatcacaACAGATGATGGTACAATTTTATGAATGCTGACAGATGAGTTGTCCAgtttgacatggtgggatctttttgtaaCCAGGTTATCATCTAACCTTTTATTTTGCGAGTAAAGGAAGTTAGATATGCATGTCACCATCCAATGAtttacagtgacttcagaaagtattcaaaccccttatCCCACATTGTTACAGccggaattcaaaatgtatttaaacaaATATAATTCTcgtccatctacacacaattccccataatgacgaGGGGGAAAATGTTTTTTAGGAATTTTTGCAAATGAATAGGAAAGGAAATCcagaaatacactatatatacaaagtgtgtggatttggctattttagccacacctgtTTCAGGCAGGTGTATAGAATCAaggagcacaccgccatgcaatctccatagacaaacattggcagtagaatggcctgtactgaagagctcagtgactttcaacgtggcactgtcataggatgccacctttccaacaagtcagttggtcaaatgtctacccttgctagagctgccccggtcaactaagtgctgttattgtgaagtgaaaacatctAGGAGCTACAACAGCTCAGCTGCGTAGTGGTAGGCTCACAGAACTAATGTCAGTTCCATTGTGGACATTTCCCTGAATTGAGATGTTGGcctaccacggctaagggctgtgtcctaaGAACAGCCAttggccgtggtatattggccgtataccacaccACCTCTGGTCTTTTATTGCTTACTTATAGCCGTCAAAACAAGTTAAATTCGACATCTATTGATCGAAAATGATCTGGGAAGTTTAATAAGGGCAAATGATTTTCTCTTTCAGAgagtattcaaaccctttttaACTTTTCTGTGTTACGTTATGCAATGTTTCATCGTGCTCATGCGCACCATCTAGTGCTCGTTCGACTTTTGAATCGGATTTGACACCATATTAaatcaaatataattttattggtcacatacacaattagcagatgtttttgcgggtgcagcgaaatgcttgtgttcctagctccaacagtgcagtagtatcttaacaattcacaacaatacacactaatttaaaagtaaaagaatggaattaagaaatatataaatgttgggatgagcaatgtcggagtgccATTAACTAAATATAGTACATGcatatgaaattagtaaaacagtatgtaaacaaagtgcccagtgattccatgtctatgtacagttgaagtcggaagtttacatacactttagccaaatacatttaaacacagtttttcacaattcctgacatttaatcctagtaaaaattcccagttttaggtcagttaggatcaccactttattttaataatgtgaaatgtcagaataatagttgaatgatttatttcagcttttatttctttcatcacattcccagaaggtcagaagtttatatacacgcaattagtatttggtagcattgcctttaaattgtttaacttgggtcaaacgtttcgggtagccttccacaagcttcccacaataagttgggtgaattttggcccatttctcctgacagagctggtgtaactgagtcaggtttgtaggcctccttgctcacacacgctttttcagttctgcctacacattttctataggatggaggtcagggctttgtgatggccactccaataccttgactttgttgtccttaagaatttttttccacaactttggaagtatgcttggggttattgtccatttggaagactcatttgcgaccaagcttttaacttcctgactgatgtcttgagatgtctcttcaatatatccacacaattttccttccttgtgatgccatctattttgtgaagagcaccagtccctcctgcagcaaagcacccccacaacatgatgctgccacccccgtgcttcacggttggatggtgttcttcggcttgcaagcctccccctttttcctcaaaacataatgatggccattatggccaaacagttctaattttgttttcagaccagaggacatttctccaaaaagtacattctttgtccccatgtgcagttgcaaactgtagtctggcttttttatggcggttttggagcagtggcttcttccttgctgagcggcctttcaggttatgtcgtaataggacttgttttactgtggatatagatacttttgtacccgtttcctccagcatcttcacaaggtcctttgctgttgttctgggattgatttgcacttttcgcaccaaagtacgttcatctctaggagacagaacacttctccttcctgagcggtatgatggctgagtggtcccatggtgtttatacttgcatactattgtttgtactgatgaatgtggtaccttcaggcgtttggaaattgctcccaaggatgaaccagacttgcggaggcctacaattgtttttctgaggtcttggctgatttcttttgattttcccattatgttttcctatgatgtcaagcaaaggggcactgagtttgaaggtaggccttgaaatacatccacaggtacacctccaattgattcaaattatgtcaattagcctatcagaagcttctaaagccatgacattattttctggaattttccaagctgtttaaaggcacagtcaacttagtgtatgtaaacttctgacccactggaattgtgatacagcgaattataagtgaaataatctggctgtaaacaattgttggaaaaatgacttgtgtcatgcacaaagtagatgtcctagccgacttgtcaaaactatagtttgttaacaagaaatttgtggagtggttgaaaaactagttttaattactccaacctaagtgtatgtaaacttccgacatcaactgtacatagggtggcagcctctaaggtgcagggctgagtaaccgggtggaagccggctagttaTGGCTATCTAacaagtctgatggccttgagatagaagctgtttttcagtctctccgtcccagctttgatgcacctgtactgacctctccttctggatggtagcggggtgaacgtggctcgggtggttgatggccttgatgatctttttggctttcctgtgacatcaggtgctgtatgtttcctggaggacaggtagtgtgcacccggtgatgcgttgggcagaacgcaccaccttctggagagccctgcggttgctggaggtgcagtttccataccaggaggtgatacagcccgacaggatgctctcaattgtacatctgtaaaagtttgagggtcttaggggccaagccgaatttcttcagcctcctgaggttgaagaggtgctgttgcgccacCTTCACCACACTATGTCAGTGGAccatgtcagtgatgtgtacgccgaggaacattTTCACCTTCTTCACTGTGGTCCCAtggatgtggataggggcgtgctccctctgctgtctgaAGTACACAATTggcttctttgttttgttgacgttgagggagaggttattttcctggcaccagtCCGCCAGGGAGCTCACCTCCCTGTAAACTGGTAATCATGCCTACTCCTATTGTCTGCAAACttcatgattgagttggaggttgTGTTGCGCATCTGCGTAATGGTGTCGtgtcctaccttcaccacctgggtgcggcccatcaggaagtccaggacccagttgcacagggcggggttcagacccagggccccgagtttaatgatgagcttggagggtactatggtgttgaaggctgagctatagtcaaaggaacagcattcttacgtaggtatttcttcttgtccagatggaataggggagtgtgcagtgtgatggcgattgcatcttCAATGgatggggtggtatgcaaattaaagtaggtctagggtgtcaggtaatgTGAGAGATGATGTAGTGAGCTCCAGCTAACATATAGCAGATACAGTGCTGGTGCAGACTACTACTACATCATGAGATTATGGACAAAGGAGACAGATTATTTTTATTAGTCAAACGGCAGCcaaagcatcgatcatcatgtcaacaTGAATAAGATCCTTGATATTCCATTGGAAAGGAGTCATTGATTCATTTTTTGAGGTATTTGAGTTGTTAGAAACATGAATACTTAAATACATTTCATCAATCTTACATGATttctaattattattttttaattcaaTCGTGTTTGAGTAACACAAGTAAATATGTAATAATAATTtcaagtaaaaaataatttgtttccattaggtgtagcCTAACTACTGACCAACATCGAATGAAGTATATATTATTTGCACTTTTACCACTCTGAAATTCACAATTGATTTCATCtctagcctaataaactgcatggtttcctgagtcatagtgggaggaccacacaccatatcctCGTCTGACTCCAAGGGTTTTCTCGAATTCATTCTGgctctactccgatttcagagcactctcgcctGAGTGTGCCAGactgcagaataactgatgaatttacaaacgctcaacacctgttgaatatggccggtgtcagtaaactttGGCAAAAAAGCCTCCACCATTTATTGCATAATTAATTTTattgacacaaaaagatcccaccatgtagGGTGTGTTCCTAAATtaaatctggagtgccagagtgccaTCTGGCTGTAAATTCAGCATGgtcagattgtccattcataAATTCTTGGACCCTTCAGAGGGCACACTGAATTCTCTGGCTGAGgcgtagggttgatccgagcattctgacctcacaactgCGGTCAAGCACCccggctaacttgctagctacttacAGACACAAATGATTCTGACcgttttactcgccctagcagagccggttaggctgttttcatgccAATCCAGAGCGTTGATGGCTACATGTGACGCTTGCAACAATTTAATTGCTCTTTTTTTgccgatgtttactgacaccggccatgtTCAACTGGTGTTTGTAAATGAAttagttattctgcgctctggcacactcaaacGAGAGTGGCTATCTACTGCGATTTCAGAGCAGAGTGAATAAATTATCTGTCGGCATAtataaaattgtaccgaaacGACCTGTTTCCATCACAAATATCGTGATTATTTTTTTGTAGACAGTATGACTTTAATCGCATAAAAAACTGGATGGAAACGTGGCTACTGACAGTCAATGAACAAAGTAGACTACCCAGCTGCTATTGATTGCATTGGTGTATCTGGGAGACACCCAGTTAAGTAGACCGCAATTGACACTTTTATTTCAACAGCAAACACTGCCTGAGTGAACTATCTTCATTTATCCGCCATTTTGATTAAATTATATGAAACGTTCCGTCATTGGACATTTCGAATTATATCAAACATGCATCTTCGTTGATTGGCCAATGATACACGTAAACGTTGTCGTTACGTATGGTTCTGTAGCCTATCACAGCGCACGTTTGTCTAAGAGCGGGACGTTCCAAAGGGGAGACGAAAGTTCTGCAAATCCATCTTTGTTTTCATTTGACTCGAAGATGTTGGTGTCCGTTTCAGATTCAACTGTTAGTCAAATTAACAGATACACATAGTTATAATGAACTTTTAGTGAAAAAATCTAAATGAACTCTATGGGGGTAAGTGTAATTTACTTAATGTAACTAAATTAAAATGTCTCGATACGTTTAGCAAGCTAACCAGTTAGCCAACGGTAACTCAAACGAGAAAGACGCTCGGTTGTTACCGTTACCAAGACAAGCGATTTAAATATGCAAATCTGGTAAATTTATTTGTGAAAAGTGAAAGTCAGTTGGAAGTACATTACTATTGTTAAGGTCTCCTCAACTAGCTAGGTACCCACATTTTACTATAGTCAGTCAAATTGACAAAAtattagctaacgttatctagttAGCTAACTTATTTAGCTACTGTTAATGCCTGTTAGCAAACAACATGTTGAGAAGTTAGATACATTAGATAATTATCGCGGGCTTCTAGGTAGCTAACATTTGCACATTCAAATAGATGGTAAATGTTAGTCAATATGAGTGCATAACGTTACATTTTCGTGCATACTTCGTGCATATTTTCATGTTGTCATCTAAAGGCATTGTAGTGCAG
Encoded here:
- the LOC139407416 gene encoding oocyte zinc finger protein XlCOF6-like, whose translation is MSSTDIFQTQLSQIMGLLVESTVSEMGRLLDVCAAVLENKDNRFLKREMERVNITNKIKFASFMEVLSKSSMEKISLLVTVDEMEVRAVEKTGGEGTSGGEAVNLLDPEVKSRVIIICPGDIREAVATQKGAVKDEGSSESDSQEDYPGLAPLPSPSSDEEWLPEVDTSQGDDLDPQAPSASRLKIPRSASDPDKQDEGRDGDDQDVQCGDSADAAHQGPLICAHQGPLICSHCGKCFKEKWYLTRHLQSHTKSYRCSHCAKGFNLAKQLAKHSIKHQENTFSCTDCDAVFRQKCTLQSHKKRHKTEKTVTCAVCEKKFVGERHKCIVKQRTFSCSSCPKVLKTREGLSYHQGTHSGERKYCCETCGKTFFTGVSLKTHMMTHKEKDHSCTVCGQPFNNGHALRKHMVASHPGETPEKRFVCDVCGKCFAKRDHLYKHMRRHKEEKPFSCDVCGKKFHSSGNCKRHEITHTGEKLYHCDLCGKSFTQSGTLTIHKLNTHTDGDEKPSFKCEICGEVFPRRYTLKNHMVTHTGKKPCQCSVCGKGFFSNPTLKAHMLIHTGEKPFECDQCGKRFTQSSHLKYHERHVHTGVKPFVCDICGKAYANRQNLKLHKCSASAKQ